One part of the Halopenitus persicus genome encodes these proteins:
- a CDS encoding DUF7857 domain-containing protein: MDLSWNVERRGGLAVVTCVLCNDAPAEKRVRLRNDLEGPVVPPRRRGVPESGWDRDGYTCRVNGNSTVGFGYVCPALTSVDRRPMTIESVEDVDDEDDGTAAGGTETDDAATESAVASAIRTLDDHRPPRGSVPSDGNGGGGEPVDAGESGKVPTEETPTGKPPTEDGANGMTSIDEKSINGEAPARIEDRIDAVGDDLDRLGRLTDADLETAASVVAESGDLQTLESDVDRLAAAIDELRTLRDRIDEVIERHDRLETPIEALRRIA; encoded by the coding sequence ATGGATCTCAGCTGGAACGTCGAACGGCGCGGCGGCCTGGCGGTCGTGACGTGTGTGCTGTGTAACGACGCGCCCGCGGAGAAACGCGTGCGACTCCGAAACGATCTCGAGGGGCCGGTGGTGCCGCCACGCCGTCGGGGCGTTCCCGAGTCCGGCTGGGACCGCGACGGATACACCTGCCGGGTGAACGGGAACTCGACGGTCGGGTTCGGCTACGTCTGTCCGGCGCTCACGTCAGTCGACCGTCGTCCGATGACGATCGAATCGGTCGAGGACGTCGATGACGAGGACGACGGCACGGCTGCCGGGGGAACCGAAACGGACGATGCCGCAACCGAAAGCGCGGTTGCGAGCGCGATTCGAACCCTGGACGATCACCGCCCGCCGCGGGGAAGCGTGCCGAGCGACGGCAACGGCGGCGGGGGGGAACCAGTCGACGCCGGAGAGAGCGGGAAAGTGCCGACCGAGGAAACACCGACTGGGAAACCACCGACCGAGGACGGGGCGAATGGTATGACATCGATCGACGAGAAGTCGATCAACGGGGAGGCGCCCGCGCGCATCGAGGACCGGATCGACGCGGTGGGCGACGATCTCGACCGGCTCGGGAGACTCACGGACGCCGACCTCGAGACCGCGGCGTCGGTCGTGGCCGAGAGCGGCGACCTGCAGACCCTGGAATCCGACGTCGACCGGCTCGCGGCGGCGATCGACGAGCTTCGAACGCTCCGCGACCGGATCGACGAGGTGATCGAGCGCCACGACCGCCTCGAGACGCCGATCGAGGCTCTCCGGAGGATCGCGTGA
- a CDS encoding DUF7856 family protein, with the protein MNDRVRAPRSVRVRIGDVIRSGTVIDIRDLAQSSDDTSASLTDRILNRIRPPATVEGCPSAAGPAGDAAGPEGDVAGRSTMETLPVAVRCVRPTTPTALDRVPSGRSLHELLAIAARERGHTASVDARLARRRRRLHGIDPPSVDVAEARRRVADTGAAIDRLRERAAAIRGELTARRELGEERDGVREKLEETLTELSEAETTRIAATQDLDRAREQARKARDRRERRLKLADEVANLERSARRELVEAVYPAFRSTLERLPVAVHPGSWPTELRGSSAIAELAAIAIAGRRAPVVLEEGSDGIGETDGETDGSESWLGRMAEGGAGRDDGLDPGTLTAAGGRRGFPIVRT; encoded by the coding sequence ATGAACGATCGTGTACGAGCGCCACGTTCGGTCCGCGTTCGGATCGGTGACGTCATCCGATCCGGAACGGTGATCGACATCCGCGATCTGGCGCAGTCGAGCGACGACACGTCCGCCTCGCTCACGGACCGGATTCTGAATCGGATCCGTCCCCCGGCGACGGTCGAAGGATGCCCGAGTGCGGCCGGTCCGGCGGGCGACGCGGCCGGTCCGGAGGGCGACGTGGCCGGCCGGTCGACGATGGAGACGCTCCCGGTCGCGGTTCGGTGCGTCCGGCCGACGACGCCGACCGCTCTCGATCGCGTCCCCTCAGGCCGATCGCTCCACGAACTGCTGGCGATCGCGGCCCGTGAACGCGGACATACCGCATCGGTCGACGCACGGCTCGCCCGGCGACGGCGTCGGCTTCACGGGATCGATCCGCCATCGGTTGACGTCGCCGAGGCGCGACGCCGCGTCGCCGATACCGGTGCGGCGATCGACCGGCTGCGTGAACGGGCGGCGGCGATCCGCGGCGAACTGACCGCTCGCCGCGAACTCGGCGAGGAACGGGACGGCGTTCGCGAGAAGCTCGAAGAGACGCTGACGGAGCTCTCGGAGGCGGAAACAACACGCATCGCCGCGACACAGGACCTCGATCGTGCACGGGAGCAGGCACGAAAAGCGCGCGATCGACGGGAACGACGCTTGAAGCTGGCCGACGAGGTGGCGAACCTGGAGCGGAGTGCGCGCCGCGAACTCGTCGAGGCGGTCTATCCGGCCTTCCGTTCGACCCTCGAACGGCTGCCGGTCGCGGTGCACCCGGGGTCGTGGCCGACGGAGCTTCGGGGCTCGTCCGCGATCGCGGAGCTCGCCGCGATCGCGATCGCCGGGCGACGGGCACCGGTCGTACTGGAAGAGGGATCGGACGGGATCGGGGAGACGGATGGGGAAACGGACGGGAGCGAGAGCTGGCTCGGGAGGATGGCTGAAGGAGGAGCGGGCAGGGACGACGGTCTCGATCCCGGCACCCTCACCGCGGCCGGCGGACGACGTGGCTTCCCGATCGTTCGAACGTGA
- a CDS encoding DUF7855 family protein, giving the protein MLLVMTYSQGARTTLRNVCRSHEEVVVRRFGRAAVFEETAYGAFLALRLRAAHDGDVQVERTSPFNEFEAVEADVREAAAAYAARTSPATPYAKFAAGTRHPDPETLRDRSL; this is encoded by the coding sequence ATGCTGTTGGTGATGACGTATTCGCAGGGAGCGAGGACGACGCTACGGAACGTCTGTCGCTCCCACGAGGAGGTCGTCGTCCGACGATTCGGGCGGGCAGCGGTGTTCGAGGAGACCGCGTACGGGGCGTTCCTGGCGTTGCGACTGCGGGCGGCTCACGACGGTGACGTCCAGGTCGAGCGAACGTCGCCGTTCAACGAGTTCGAGGCAGTCGAAGCGGACGTTCGTGAGGCGGCAGCCGCGTACGCGGCGCGGACGTCGCCCGCGACGCCGTACGCGAAGTTCGCGGCCGGGACCCGTCACCCGGATCCGGAGACGCTCCGGGATCGCTCCCTATGA
- a CDS encoding DUF7854 family protein: MDRISAIRNVEDALRQFENGEASLAETERRTVAVLRTYATEFDGAEAVYRARGPDPIDGTVVVAPSEPAARERLRERAGYEPDPDEGFDVERL, from the coding sequence ATGGACCGAATATCAGCCATCAGAAACGTCGAGGACGCACTGCGGCAGTTCGAGAACGGCGAGGCGAGTCTCGCGGAGACGGAACGACGAACCGTCGCCGTCCTGCGGACGTACGCCACGGAGTTCGATGGAGCCGAGGCCGTCTACCGGGCTCGTGGACCGGATCCGATCGACGGAACCGTCGTCGTCGCGCCGTCCGAACCGGCGGCGCGGGAACGGCTGCGTGAACGCGCGGGATACGAACCGGATCCTGACGAGGGGTTCGACGTCGAACGGCTCTGA